One Synechococcus sp. CC9605 genomic window carries:
- the ilvD gene encoding dihydroxy-acid dehydratase, whose product MLRSDAVTKGIQRSPNRAMLRAVGFGDSDFGKPILGIANGYSTITPCNIGLNDLAKRAEEAARQAGGMPQMFGTITVSDGISMGTEGMKYSLVSREVIADAIETACNGQSMDGVLAVGGCDKNMPGAMLAMARMNIPSVFVYGGTIKPGKLGGCDLTVVSAFEAVGQLTSGKIDEVQLTAVEKNACPGAGSCGGMFTANTMSAAIETMGLSLPYSSTMAAEDEEKADSAARSAEVLVEAVKANIRPLDLLTKEAFENAISVIMAVGGSTNAVLHLLAIARTAGVDLSIDDFERIRQRVPVICDLKPSGRYVTVDLHNAGGIPQVMKLLLDAGLLHSDCRTVEGKSLKELLADVPSEPPAGQEVIRPLSNPLYAKGHLAILKGNLASEGSVAKISGVKTPVLTGPARVFESEEDCLAAILDKKIQAGDVVVVRNEGPVGGPGMREMLAPTSAIVGQGLGDKVALITDGRFSGGTYGLVVGHVAPEAAVGGTIGLVQEGDSITVDADQLLLQLNVDQAELDRRRAGWSKPEPRYRSGILGKYARLVSSSSRGATTDHAD is encoded by the coding sequence ATGCTTCGCTCCGACGCCGTCACCAAGGGGATCCAGCGGTCTCCCAACCGCGCCATGTTGCGGGCCGTGGGCTTTGGAGACAGTGATTTCGGCAAGCCCATCCTGGGCATTGCCAACGGCTACAGCACTATCACCCCCTGCAATATCGGGCTGAACGACCTGGCCAAACGGGCTGAGGAAGCAGCCCGCCAGGCCGGAGGCATGCCCCAGATGTTTGGAACCATCACCGTGAGTGATGGAATCTCCATGGGCACTGAAGGGATGAAGTACTCCCTGGTGAGCCGTGAAGTGATTGCTGACGCCATCGAAACGGCCTGCAACGGTCAGAGCATGGATGGGGTGCTGGCCGTTGGTGGCTGCGACAAGAACATGCCTGGCGCCATGCTGGCCATGGCTCGGATGAACATTCCTTCGGTTTTCGTCTACGGCGGCACGATCAAGCCGGGCAAGCTCGGGGGCTGTGATCTCACGGTGGTGAGCGCTTTTGAGGCGGTGGGGCAACTCACCAGCGGCAAGATCGACGAAGTGCAGCTCACCGCAGTTGAGAAAAATGCCTGCCCTGGGGCTGGCAGTTGCGGCGGCATGTTCACCGCCAACACCATGAGTGCCGCCATCGAAACGATGGGGCTGAGCCTTCCCTACAGCTCCACGATGGCAGCCGAGGACGAGGAAAAGGCCGACAGTGCCGCTCGCTCCGCTGAGGTGCTGGTGGAGGCAGTGAAAGCCAACATTCGCCCTCTGGACCTGCTCACCAAGGAAGCCTTTGAGAACGCCATTAGCGTGATCATGGCGGTGGGTGGCTCCACCAATGCGGTACTGCACCTGCTGGCCATTGCCCGTACCGCCGGCGTCGACCTGAGCATCGATGACTTCGAACGGATCCGTCAGCGGGTGCCGGTGATCTGTGATCTCAAGCCCAGCGGCCGCTACGTGACCGTTGATCTGCACAACGCCGGCGGCATTCCCCAGGTGATGAAGCTGCTGCTGGATGCTGGCTTGCTGCACAGCGACTGCCGAACCGTGGAAGGCAAAAGCCTGAAGGAGTTGCTGGCCGATGTGCCGTCGGAGCCCCCCGCCGGGCAGGAGGTGATCCGCCCCCTCAGCAATCCGCTGTACGCCAAAGGTCACCTCGCCATCCTTAAGGGCAACCTCGCCAGCGAGGGAAGCGTGGCCAAGATCAGCGGCGTGAAAACCCCTGTGCTCACTGGCCCTGCGCGGGTGTTTGAAAGCGAGGAAGACTGCCTTGCCGCCATCCTCGATAAAAAGATCCAGGCCGGGGATGTGGTGGTGGTCCGCAACGAGGGTCCCGTTGGTGGACCGGGCATGCGGGAAATGCTGGCTCCAACTTCAGCGATTGTTGGTCAGGGCCTGGGGGACAAGGTCGCCCTGATCACCGATGGCCGCTTTAGCGGCGGCACCTATGGCCTGGTGGTGGGTCATGTGGCTCCTGAAGCTGCTGTTGGTGGAACGATCGGCCTGGTGCAAGAAGGCGACAGCATCACGGTTGATGCTGATCAGCTGCTGCTCCAACTCAACGTGGATCAAGCGGAACTGGATCGCCGTCGTGCGGGATGGAGCAAGCCGGAACCGCGTTACCGCAGCGGAATTCTCGGCAAGTACGCGCGGCTCGTCTCCAGCTCAAGCCGGGGTGCAACCACCGACCACGCCGACTGA
- a CDS encoding uracil phosphoribosyltransferase, giving the protein MAMSLRVVVPPHPLIGHWLTMLRHRETPAALYATALQELGRWLTYEALRNWLPHRREMVPGIHGDSEGTLVEASVPLIAMPVLPAGLELWQGGRSVLPDASLCLGPCPQEIESTAGVILFVDQISDGEATLELLQKLQSRGVDGHRLRLITALCASPGLKRLGEAIPDLTLHTACIDEDLGEQGEIRPGIGDPVRRLNLRS; this is encoded by the coding sequence ATGGCCATGAGCTTGCGGGTGGTGGTTCCACCCCATCCCCTGATCGGTCATTGGCTGACGATGCTGCGGCACCGGGAAACCCCTGCTGCCCTCTACGCCACCGCCCTGCAGGAGCTCGGCCGGTGGCTCACCTACGAAGCCCTGCGGAACTGGCTTCCCCATCGCCGGGAGATGGTGCCCGGAATCCATGGAGACAGCGAAGGCACCCTCGTTGAGGCATCAGTACCGCTGATCGCCATGCCAGTGCTGCCCGCGGGCCTTGAGCTTTGGCAGGGAGGACGATCAGTCCTTCCCGATGCTTCCCTCTGCCTGGGGCCGTGCCCACAGGAGATTGAATCCACCGCCGGAGTGATTCTGTTTGTCGATCAGATCAGCGATGGTGAGGCCACCCTCGAGCTTCTGCAGAAGCTCCAGAGCAGAGGTGTGGATGGACACCGGCTGCGGCTGATCACTGCCCTGTGCGCCAGTCCTGGACTGAAACGGTTGGGTGAAGCGATTCCAGATCTGACTCTGCATACCGCCTGCATCGACGAAGACCTGGGAGAACAGGGTGAGATTCGCCCGGGAATCGGTGACCCTGTGCGACGGCTGAACCTCCGATCCTGA
- a CDS encoding pentapeptide repeat-containing protein, which produces MASLLAMITLAISTVVWPEPVQAITAPELRGQFAVQEISADMHGLDLKEKEFLKADLREVNLSGTDLRGAVINTSQLQGADLRDANLSDVVGFASHFEGADLRGANFTNAMMMQSRFTDAQIDGADFTNAVIDLPQQRALCARADGSNPISGVSTRESLGCRP; this is translated from the coding sequence ATGGCCTCGCTGCTGGCGATGATCACGCTGGCAATCAGCACCGTTGTCTGGCCTGAACCAGTGCAGGCCATCACCGCGCCCGAGTTGCGTGGTCAATTCGCAGTTCAGGAGATCAGCGCCGATATGCACGGCCTCGATCTCAAGGAAAAAGAGTTCCTCAAGGCCGATTTACGGGAAGTGAATCTCAGCGGTACGGACCTGCGCGGTGCTGTGATCAACACCTCGCAACTGCAGGGGGCCGATCTTCGTGATGCCAATCTTTCCGATGTTGTGGGCTTTGCCAGCCACTTCGAAGGAGCGGATCTGCGGGGGGCCAACTTCACCAACGCGATGATGATGCAGAGCCGTTTCACAGACGCTCAGATCGATGGTGCTGATTTCACTAACGCTGTGATCGATCTGCCGCAACAGCGCGCCCTTTGCGCTCGGGCGGATGGATCCAACCCAATCAGTGGTGTCTCAACCCGTGAGAGCCTGGGCTGCCGCCCTTAA
- the cobW gene encoding cobalamin biosynthesis protein CobW — protein MAKRLPVTVITGFLGAGKTTVLRHLLTRGGQRLAVMVNEFGSVGLDGDLIRSCGFCPEEDVDGRLVELNNGCLCCTVQDDFLPTMETLLERADQLDGIVVETSGLALPRPLLQALDWPAIRSRVHVNGVVTLVDGEALAAGSPVAHADALERQRAEDPSLDHLTAIDELFEDQLQAADLVLISRADCLDASAMAEVQGLIQGKVRPGTALLPVSQGQVETSVVLGLEHKPTAQAHTHHDHDDHDHDDHDHHDHRHVAMVGSNVRVEGALDRQALEQLLPSLVSNHQVVRLKGRVWLPSKALPLQIQMVGPRLNSWFEAAPSHAWRPDQGCGADLVVLALNEAAAPALESGLQRLVQATPAKASPAAATPES, from the coding sequence ATGGCTAAGCGTCTGCCGGTGACCGTGATCACCGGGTTTCTTGGTGCCGGCAAGACCACGGTGCTCCGCCATCTGCTCACCCGCGGCGGTCAGCGGTTGGCCGTGATGGTCAACGAATTCGGCAGCGTTGGGCTTGATGGTGACCTGATTCGCAGCTGTGGCTTCTGTCCCGAGGAGGACGTTGACGGACGGTTGGTTGAGCTGAACAACGGTTGCCTCTGTTGCACGGTTCAGGACGACTTCCTGCCGACCATGGAGACGTTGCTGGAACGGGCGGATCAGCTGGATGGGATCGTCGTCGAAACAAGCGGTCTTGCTTTGCCTCGGCCTTTGCTCCAGGCCTTGGATTGGCCGGCCATCCGCAGCCGTGTGCATGTGAATGGTGTGGTGACGCTGGTGGATGGCGAAGCCTTGGCTGCGGGCAGCCCAGTAGCTCATGCTGATGCGCTTGAGCGGCAACGGGCCGAGGATCCCAGCCTCGATCACCTCACAGCGATCGACGAGTTGTTTGAGGATCAACTCCAGGCCGCAGACCTGGTTTTGATCAGCCGGGCTGATTGCCTGGACGCATCAGCGATGGCTGAGGTGCAGGGACTGATCCAGGGCAAAGTGCGCCCGGGTACCGCTCTGCTTCCTGTGTCTCAGGGACAGGTGGAGACATCCGTTGTGCTCGGACTGGAGCACAAGCCAACTGCCCAGGCCCATACCCATCACGATCACGACGACCACGATCACGACGACCACGACCATCACGACCACAGACACGTCGCCATGGTCGGCAGCAATGTTCGCGTTGAAGGTGCATTGGATCGTCAGGCCCTCGAGCAGCTGCTGCCCAGCCTCGTGAGCAATCACCAGGTGGTTCGACTCAAGGGTCGTGTCTGGCTGCCCAGCAAAGCGCTTCCGCTTCAGATCCAGATGGTGGGTCCGCGCTTGAACAGCTGGTTTGAAGCAGCTCCCAGCCATGCCTGGCGTCCCGATCAGGGCTGTGGTGCTGATCTGGTGGTGCTGGCCTTGAACGAGGCTGCAGCTCCGGCACTGGAATCCGGCCTTCAGAGGCTGGTGCAGGCCACACCGGCCAAGGCCAGCCCCGCGGCAGCCACGCCGGAGAGCTGA
- a CDS encoding DMT family transporter: MTGVLAALGAAMAWTGASALWRSLTGRMSAIRLNAMKNGLASLLFLPVLLTLPNHTEVQAVVLLLVSGLIGIAAGDSFYLGALRRLGTRRTLTVEASGPVLASIAGVLVMGDSLGVMNAVGALLVSSAVVLIAIQAKETNQRRRTASAAELGPGLLLALTAVICGLSGAFLARHVLISSDLTPLETASIRLLGGWLGLLPFFSGIWRQTKLKRRERWKLVLATVVGTNGGILLQQVVLQTMPVGEGVTLMATAPVMALFVGRMEGDPIQLSGVAAAGLALAGVACTSL, encoded by the coding sequence ATGACGGGTGTACTGGCGGCCCTGGGAGCGGCCATGGCCTGGACGGGAGCCAGTGCGCTTTGGAGGTCGCTAACGGGGCGGATGTCGGCGATCCGGCTTAACGCCATGAAAAACGGCTTGGCCAGCCTGCTGTTTCTGCCGGTTCTGCTCACACTTCCGAACCACACCGAAGTCCAGGCCGTTGTGCTGCTGTTGGTCAGCGGCTTGATCGGCATTGCGGCCGGCGACAGTTTCTATCTCGGGGCATTGCGGCGGCTCGGCACCCGACGAACTCTCACCGTGGAAGCAAGCGGACCGGTGCTGGCCAGCATCGCAGGAGTACTGGTGATGGGGGACAGCTTGGGAGTGATGAACGCTGTCGGTGCGCTTTTGGTTTCAAGCGCGGTGGTTCTCATTGCCATTCAGGCGAAAGAGACAAACCAAAGGAGGCGGACTGCCAGCGCTGCAGAGCTCGGCCCAGGGCTGCTGTTGGCTCTCACGGCCGTGATCTGCGGGTTGAGCGGAGCCTTTCTGGCCCGTCATGTGCTGATCAGCAGCGACCTCACCCCATTGGAGACGGCATCCATCCGGCTGCTGGGCGGGTGGCTTGGTCTGCTCCCCTTCTTCAGCGGGATCTGGAGACAGACCAAGCTGAAGCGACGGGAGCGATGGAAACTTGTGCTCGCCACCGTGGTTGGAACCAACGGCGGAATCCTGTTGCAACAGGTGGTGCTGCAAACGATGCCCGTTGGAGAAGGGGTGACGCTGATGGCCACGGCGCCAGTGATGGCTCTTTTTGTGGGCCGAATGGAGGGAGACCCGATTCAGCTCTCCGGCGTGGCTGCCGCGGGGCTGGCCTTGGCCGGTGTGGCCTGCACCAGCCTCTGA
- a CDS encoding DUF389 domain-containing protein: MIATLGLISNSTAVVIGAMIVAPLMDPILSLAFGLAVSDGRLIRRSAVTVGFGVLAVVGTASLISWGLGVSYAQSEITGLTSPNLIDLGIAIAAAVAGSFSMTRKPLSNSIAGVAIAVALVPPLCVSGIGLTLGSEMVAVFGRGTVAGLTNQIAEGSFLLFLANLIGITVTSLVLFLVHRYGSSRTCWRNLVVWLGLLSMPLSSALHDFSVRQQMDAVFAHVKAGRLNALPSPKETRDCGHWFV; encoded by the coding sequence GTGATCGCCACCCTCGGGCTGATTTCCAACAGCACGGCAGTTGTGATCGGGGCCATGATCGTCGCCCCGCTGATGGATCCCATCCTCAGCCTGGCCTTTGGTTTGGCCGTGAGCGATGGACGATTGATCCGACGCTCCGCCGTCACCGTTGGTTTTGGCGTATTGGCGGTGGTCGGAACCGCATCGTTGATCAGTTGGGGACTCGGCGTCAGCTATGCGCAGTCGGAGATCACTGGCCTCACGTCTCCGAACCTGATCGATCTCGGCATCGCCATTGCGGCCGCTGTTGCCGGGTCGTTTTCGATGACCCGCAAACCATTGTCGAATTCGATTGCCGGGGTGGCGATTGCTGTTGCCCTGGTGCCACCGCTCTGCGTCAGCGGCATTGGCCTCACCCTCGGCTCGGAAATGGTGGCTGTGTTTGGTCGCGGAACGGTGGCAGGTCTCACCAATCAGATCGCGGAAGGTTCGTTTCTGCTTTTTCTGGCAAACCTGATCGGAATCACCGTCACCAGCCTTGTGTTGTTTTTGGTGCACCGTTACGGCTCATCCCGCACTTGTTGGCGCAACCTTGTGGTTTGGCTGGGATTGCTCAGCATGCCGCTGTCATCGGCATTGCATGATTTCAGTGTGCGGCAGCAGATGGATGCCGTGTTTGCTCATGTCAAAGCTGGACGACTCAACGCATTGCCATCGCCCAAGGAAACCCGAGATTGTGGTCATTGGTTCGTCTAA
- a CDS encoding SDR family NAD(P)-dependent oxidoreductase, giving the protein MTTAKKRRVLITGASSGIGLEAAKILLARGDAITVVCRNAERAERTRKALSDSVETCIADLADLASVARAIEELCCDGTPFDALVLNAGLQYAGHDSPRWSAQGIELTFAVNHLAHQLLAEELKEQTRALVITASEVHNPTTGGGRVGKPAGLGMLKGLRQGPGAPMVDGESPFNADKAYKDSKLCNLLMALQIHRQRPELPVVAWSPGLVIPRMTGGFFRNSRQANPLGQALFGLIARDLLRLTENVERAGELLVQLIDEQLHQPGFSYWSNALLGPGRHQFKPTEPSEEATDSDKSTMLWMLSNDLINASLGPSNHRQQGQ; this is encoded by the coding sequence ATGACGACGGCTAAAAAGCGCCGCGTTCTGATCACCGGTGCCAGCAGCGGTATTGGCCTTGAAGCGGCAAAGATCCTGCTGGCCCGCGGTGATGCAATCACCGTTGTTTGCCGCAATGCAGAACGAGCCGAACGAACCCGCAAGGCTCTTTCGGATTCCGTGGAGACGTGTATCGCCGACCTGGCTGACCTTGCGTCCGTCGCCAGAGCGATTGAAGAACTCTGCTGTGACGGGACGCCATTCGATGCACTGGTGCTAAATGCTGGGTTGCAATACGCCGGCCATGACTCCCCCCGCTGGAGCGCACAGGGCATTGAACTCACTTTTGCGGTGAACCACCTGGCCCATCAACTGTTGGCTGAAGAATTAAAAGAGCAAACCCGTGCCCTGGTGATCACCGCCTCTGAGGTGCACAACCCAACCACGGGCGGAGGACGGGTTGGGAAGCCTGCCGGCCTCGGCATGCTGAAGGGACTGCGCCAGGGTCCCGGGGCCCCGATGGTGGATGGAGAAAGTCCGTTCAATGCAGACAAGGCCTACAAAGACAGCAAGCTCTGCAATCTGCTGATGGCCCTGCAGATCCACCGACAACGTCCTGAGCTGCCTGTCGTGGCCTGGAGTCCAGGGCTTGTGATTCCACGGATGACAGGGGGATTTTTCAGGAACAGTCGCCAAGCCAATCCCCTGGGGCAAGCCTTGTTCGGATTGATCGCCCGGGATCTTTTGCGATTGACGGAAAACGTTGAGCGGGCTGGGGAACTGCTGGTGCAGCTCATCGATGAACAGCTTCACCAGCCGGGATTCAGCTACTGGAGCAATGCGCTGCTGGGCCCTGGCCGGCATCAATTCAAACCAACGGAACCCTCCGAGGAAGCAACTGACAGCGACAAATCGACGATGCTCTGGATGTTGTCGAACGATCTGATCAACGCATCACTGGGGCCATCAAACCATCGGCAGCAGGGGCAGTAA
- a CDS encoding SdiA-regulated domain-containing protein produces the protein MTSMRLELLHRHRIRDPGLGLNEPSGLTLNGDGSALYTVSDDTKAIFRLDLKGRVSVRDSFFIGLDDLEGIAIRGDDSELLVVQEGSNSLVVVDLNTRRERSRCPLSAMTNYDTIAHHFPDPPDNNGLEGITVNTSNDHVFVVKEHQPGLLIELDSSLTTIISTRELQPSQGFIHPELKAEKLDFSSLSYDSSSDTLWIVSDKGRCLFQYDWARDTVLQRLDLTISTGDKPKRIRKPEGVAFDPDRNRLYVVSDRDGDLYVFKLHDDG, from the coding sequence ATGACCTCGATGCGCCTCGAGCTGCTGCACCGTCACCGGATTCGAGACCCAGGCCTCGGCCTGAATGAACCATCCGGGCTGACGTTGAACGGAGATGGCTCAGCGCTCTACACCGTCAGCGATGACACCAAGGCGATTTTTCGTCTGGATCTCAAAGGCAGAGTGTCGGTGAGGGACTCGTTCTTCATCGGCCTCGACGACTTGGAGGGCATTGCAATCCGTGGCGATGACAGCGAGCTGCTCGTGGTGCAGGAGGGAAGCAATTCTTTGGTGGTGGTGGATCTGAACACCCGAAGGGAACGCTCTCGATGCCCCCTGTCAGCCATGACCAACTACGACACGATTGCGCACCATTTCCCCGACCCTCCTGACAACAACGGCTTGGAGGGCATCACTGTGAACACCAGCAACGACCATGTGTTTGTGGTGAAAGAGCACCAGCCCGGTCTGCTGATTGAACTGGATTCCTCGCTCACGACAATCATCTCCACACGCGAGCTGCAGCCCAGCCAAGGGTTCATCCACCCCGAACTGAAGGCCGAGAAGCTGGATTTCTCGAGCCTGAGCTACGACAGCAGCAGCGACACCCTCTGGATTGTGAGCGACAAGGGCCGGTGCCTGTTCCAATACGACTGGGCACGCGACACTGTGCTTCAACGCCTCGATCTCACCATCAGCACGGGAGACAAGCCAAAACGGATCCGAAAACCGGAGGGTGTTGCCTTCGATCCTGATCGAAACAGGTTGTACGTGGTGAGCGATCGTGACGGGGATCTCTATGTGTTCAAGCTCCATGACGACGGCTAA
- a CDS encoding TIGR00730 family Rossman fold protein: protein MNRIAVYCGSSSGDSSGDSSLFKRAATELGALIASQGMALVYGGARIGLMGAVADAALASGGKVIGVIPEALTQDEVVHTGLTHLEVVASMHERKARMLDLADAAVAMPGGLGTLDELFEALTWAQLRFHAKPIGMLNIDGYFDALLGFLDHSVATGFLSERNRELLLDATTPELLIYRLLNAS, encoded by the coding sequence ATGAATCGGATCGCTGTGTATTGCGGCTCCTCGAGCGGCGACTCGAGCGGCGACTCGAGCCTGTTCAAACGTGCTGCCACTGAGCTGGGTGCACTGATTGCCTCCCAGGGCATGGCCCTGGTTTACGGCGGTGCTCGCATTGGCCTAATGGGCGCTGTTGCTGATGCAGCTTTGGCCTCTGGAGGGAAGGTGATCGGGGTGATTCCCGAGGCGCTAACGCAGGATGAAGTGGTGCACACCGGTTTGACCCATCTCGAGGTTGTGGCATCGATGCACGAGCGCAAAGCGCGGATGCTCGATCTGGCCGATGCAGCCGTTGCCATGCCCGGAGGCCTGGGGACCCTCGACGAGTTGTTTGAAGCTTTGACCTGGGCTCAGCTTCGTTTTCATGCCAAGCCGATCGGCATGCTCAACATCGATGGCTACTTCGATGCGCTGCTTGGCTTTCTGGATCACAGCGTTGCGACGGGATTTCTTTCGGAGCGGAATCGCGAGCTCCTCCTGGATGCAACAACGCCAGAATTGCTCATCTATCGACTCCTCAACGCGTCCTGA
- a CDS encoding SDR family NAD(P)-dependent oxidoreductase produces the protein MQRTVLLTGASRGIGRSIARRLLKDGHRLSLGLRDPEAIRRTDLDGETVLLHAYDASDPGSAETWVSATDRQWGGIDTVIHCAGILHRTPLLFADGEEQQLDELWAINVKGPWWLTRAAWSHLVASGHGRIQVLVSMSGKRVKGRMAGYPVSKFALMGLCQSMRNEGWDKGIRVTAICPSWVNTDMARAVTAVEPAAMTQPEDLASLSSSLLSMPNAAVPFELAMNCSLET, from the coding sequence ATGCAACGCACGGTTTTGCTCACCGGAGCCAGTCGTGGCATCGGACGTTCCATCGCCAGACGGCTGCTCAAGGATGGTCACCGCCTCAGCCTTGGGCTGCGGGATCCGGAGGCTATTAGGAGAACAGATCTAGACGGCGAGACGGTGTTGCTTCACGCCTACGACGCCAGCGATCCAGGGAGTGCTGAAACCTGGGTCAGTGCCACCGATCGTCAATGGGGTGGCATCGACACCGTGATTCATTGCGCAGGGATTCTGCATCGAACACCGCTGTTGTTTGCCGATGGCGAAGAGCAGCAGCTTGATGAACTCTGGGCAATCAACGTCAAGGGGCCCTGGTGGCTCACCCGCGCAGCCTGGTCGCACCTGGTGGCCAGTGGCCATGGACGAATCCAGGTGCTGGTGTCAATGAGTGGCAAGCGCGTCAAAGGTCGAATGGCGGGCTACCCCGTCAGCAAATTCGCCTTGATGGGGCTCTGTCAGAGCATGCGCAATGAAGGTTGGGACAAAGGGATTCGGGTGACCGCCATCTGTCCCAGTTGGGTCAACACCGATATGGCTCGTGCGGTGACGGCCGTTGAACCTGCCGCGATGACCCAACCCGAGGATCTTGCGTCTCTCTCGAGCAGCCTGTTGTCGATGCCCAACGCCGCCGTTCCGTTCGAGTTGGCGATGAATTGCTCGCTCGAAACCTGA
- a CDS encoding HIT family protein gives MKINPVDNCAICQLHLDPQAQERYEIQRSELWVLRHHPDPAPLPGWLLLDSLRHCSGPVDFTEAEASGWGSAVRDASDLVKQITGCERVYAIAFGEGAQHLHLHLIPRHLNEPASKAWAVADLYRAMDRGDRAAADPDAVAAMVQRCRALISVPD, from the coding sequence TTGAAGATCAACCCCGTGGATAACTGCGCCATCTGTCAGCTGCATCTCGACCCACAAGCGCAAGAGCGGTATGAGATTCAGCGTTCTGAACTCTGGGTCTTGCGCCATCACCCCGACCCAGCACCTCTGCCTGGCTGGCTTCTGTTGGATTCACTGAGGCACTGTTCCGGGCCCGTGGATTTCACGGAGGCCGAGGCTTCCGGTTGGGGCAGCGCAGTGCGCGATGCAAGTGATCTCGTGAAACAGATCACCGGATGCGAACGCGTGTATGCCATTGCCTTCGGTGAGGGAGCCCAGCACCTTCATCTGCATCTCATTCCGCGCCATCTGAATGAGCCGGCCTCCAAGGCCTGGGCGGTTGCAGACTTATACAGGGCGATGGATCGTGGGGATCGAGCTGCTGCCGATCCTGATGCTGTGGCCGCGATGGTTCAACGCTGCCGTGCGTTGATCAGCGTTCCAGATTGA